One Candidatus Polarisedimenticolia bacterium genomic window carries:
- the hprK gene encoding HPr(Ser) kinase/phosphatase gives MSQREAPRPSLPVGDLLAEPLPDLALRLAGGKAGLKREITVAVPERPGLALAGHPETLQAGTVQVLGKSEVAYLAQLPHDPRRALVDRLGAAPIACLLVTQGHPPHSDLLDACERHSLPLLLTSRPTERSIEVLGRHLEDRLAPTITLHGTLIDIYGVGVLILGESGVGKSESALELILRGHRLVSDDTVTIRRVGSLLNGTGPEVSRYHMELRGLGIINIKDLYGVAAVRERKDLDLVVKLDAWQEDKEYDRLGLDETMYSIHGVELPFIEMPVGPGRNLSILLEVAARHHLLKRRGYHAARELAGRISDALGRKG, from the coding sequence ATGAGCCAGCGCGAAGCGCCCCGTCCCAGCCTGCCAGTCGGCGATTTGCTTGCCGAGCCGCTGCCGGATCTCGCGCTGCGACTGGCCGGCGGCAAGGCGGGACTCAAGAGGGAGATCACGGTTGCGGTCCCGGAGCGCCCGGGGCTGGCCCTCGCCGGACATCCCGAAACCCTGCAGGCCGGAACGGTGCAGGTCCTCGGGAAGAGCGAAGTCGCCTATCTGGCGCAGCTCCCTCACGATCCCCGGCGCGCCCTCGTGGACCGGCTCGGCGCCGCTCCGATCGCCTGCCTGCTCGTGACCCAGGGTCACCCGCCGCACAGCGATCTCCTGGATGCCTGCGAGCGGCACAGCCTGCCGCTCCTGCTCACGTCCCGTCCGACCGAGCGCTCCATCGAGGTCCTGGGCCGCCACCTCGAGGACCGGCTCGCCCCGACCATCACGCTGCACGGCACGCTCATCGACATTTACGGGGTCGGTGTCCTCATTCTCGGGGAGAGCGGGGTCGGCAAGAGCGAATCGGCGCTCGAGCTGATCCTGCGGGGGCACCGGCTCGTGTCCGACGACACCGTGACCATCCGGCGCGTCGGCTCCCTGCTCAACGGGACGGGGCCCGAGGTGAGCCGATACCACATGGAGCTCCGCGGCCTGGGGATCATCAACATCAAGGATCTCTACGGCGTGGCGGCGGTGCGCGAGCGCAAGGACCTCGACCTGGTCGTCAAGCTGGACGCCTGGCAGGAGGACAAGGAGTACGATCGCCTGGGCCTGGACGAGACGATGTACTCCATCCACGGCGTCGAGCTTCCCTTCATCGAAATGCCGGTCGGTCCGGGACGGAACCTGTCGATTCTCCTCGAGGTGGCGGCCCGGCACCATCTCTTGAAGCGCCGGGGCTACCACGCCGCCCGGGAGCTCGCGGGCCGCATCTCGGACGCGCTGGGGAGGAAGGGGTGA